One region of Rhodocaloribacter litoris genomic DNA includes:
- a CDS encoding thiol-disulfide oxidoreductase DCC family protein, with translation MSEQGIILFDGVCNLCNGSVNFVIDHDPDGYFRFAALQSETARALLQALRVPDDRPESIVLIEDGKVYTRSTAALRIARRLSGAWPLLYAFIVVPRRLRDRVYDWIARNRYRWFGRRDTCRLPTPELRSRFLEPV, from the coding sequence CTGTCCGAACAGGGCATCATCCTGTTTGACGGGGTCTGTAACCTGTGTAACGGCAGCGTCAACTTTGTGATCGATCACGATCCCGATGGGTACTTCCGCTTTGCCGCGCTGCAATCCGAAACGGCGCGGGCGCTGTTGCAGGCGCTGAGGGTTCCGGACGACCGTCCCGAGAGCATCGTGCTGATCGAGGACGGGAAGGTCTATACGCGTTCGACGGCGGCGTTGCGTATCGCGCGGCGTCTCTCCGGTGCCTGGCCGTTGCTCTACGCCTTCATCGTGGTACCACGCCGGCTCCGCGACCGGGTCTATGACTGGATCGCCCGGAATCGCTATCGCTGGTTCGGCAGGCGGGATACGTGCCGCTTGCCTACCCCGGAGCTCCGATCCCGGTTCCTGGAGCCGGTCTGA
- a CDS encoding glycogen/starch synthase has translation MRTLFVSGEVAPFTKDTELSEVALSLPARLFETGNYETRIMMPRYGIVSERKNRLHEVIRLSGTEIPLGDEKETLKVKVASIPGFRLQVYFMDNTRLFKRKGIFADKQGKLFPDNLERALFFGRGVIETIRSLGWAPDVVHTLGWISGLVPALLRTEYAADPLFQDAKILFTPQVVDFEARFTEAQCKRFGLPSDLAGKTPVEIGLAHADAVLYPPSWEQPENGPRLSGGREEMAEQAASLYEQVLNGVPA, from the coding sequence ATGAGGACTCTTTTTGTCTCAGGAGAAGTGGCCCCCTTCACGAAAGACACGGAGCTTTCGGAGGTGGCCCTTTCTCTTCCGGCCCGGCTGTTCGAGACGGGCAACTACGAAACGCGCATCATGATGCCGCGCTACGGGATCGTGAGCGAGCGCAAGAACCGCCTGCACGAGGTCATCCGCCTGTCCGGTACCGAGATTCCATTAGGAGACGAAAAAGAGACACTCAAGGTTAAGGTTGCTTCCATCCCCGGCTTCCGCCTTCAGGTCTATTTCATGGACAACACCCGGCTGTTCAAGCGCAAGGGCATCTTTGCCGACAAGCAGGGTAAGCTGTTTCCCGACAACCTCGAACGGGCCCTCTTCTTCGGCCGCGGGGTGATTGAGACGATCCGCTCGCTGGGCTGGGCCCCGGACGTGGTGCACACGCTGGGCTGGATCAGCGGCCTGGTGCCGGCCCTGCTCCGCACCGAATACGCCGCCGACCCCCTGTTCCAGGACGCCAAGATCCTCTTCACCCCGCAGGTGGTCGACTTCGAAGCCCGTTTCACCGAAGCCCAGTGCAAGCGCTTCGGGCTGCCTTCCGATCTGGCCGGCAAGACGCCCGTGGAAATCGGCCTTGCCCATGCCGATGCCGTCCTGTATCCGCCCTCCTGGGAACAGCCGGAAAACGGTCCCCGGCTCAGCGGCGGGCGTGAAGAAATGGCAGAGCAGGCCGCTTCCCTGTACGAACAGGTGCTAAACGGCGTACCCGCCTGA
- a CDS encoding tetratricopeptide repeat protein gives MKNRRAYLRRLLFGWALTLTAFTLTAKAQPAEAQEKPSQQEIAIHYSLYYEEYKNGNYEAALPNLRWILKNAPGFGRNDDRNFERAVEVYEKLAEAAESEALRRAYLDSALIMLDTAVPTIQGVDGNIDPYAWLIKKGNFILQHRNDLPDLVDSVAVIYRQAWELKPKETPLYYIEYIIRDYISKGDKAAAVAFMEEVEQHRADDPEVMNRLTEFRGALFTSPEERITFLEQQLEKKPDDLALISELFDLYRQAGYRDKMYEMGEKLQQMQPTARIYRMLGKMYLEDGNTEEAIRLYEQSLQLEGGRDHAREVYYNIGIAHQQEGRFSRARTAFRQALEADPNYGMALIAIGDLYVQAVQNCGTFEREDRAVYWLATDYYERARARDPQVANIATQRINSIARFYPSAEDKFFKNWNPGDSYKVDYGCYTWINETTTVR, from the coding sequence ATGAAAAACCGACGCGCATACCTTCGCCGGCTCCTGTTCGGATGGGCGCTGACGCTGACCGCCTTCACCCTGACGGCCAAAGCCCAGCCGGCGGAAGCCCAGGAAAAGCCCTCCCAGCAGGAGATTGCCATTCACTACAGCCTGTATTACGAAGAGTATAAAAACGGCAACTACGAGGCGGCCCTCCCCAACCTGCGCTGGATCCTCAAAAACGCCCCGGGCTTTGGCCGGAACGACGACCGAAACTTCGAGCGCGCCGTCGAAGTCTACGAAAAGCTGGCCGAAGCGGCCGAGTCGGAAGCACTGCGCCGTGCCTACCTGGACTCGGCGTTGATTATGCTGGACACCGCCGTGCCCACCATTCAGGGCGTCGACGGCAACATCGACCCCTATGCCTGGCTCATCAAAAAGGGCAACTTCATCCTCCAGCACCGAAACGACCTCCCCGACCTGGTCGATAGCGTGGCGGTCATCTACCGCCAGGCCTGGGAACTCAAGCCCAAAGAGACCCCCCTCTATTACATCGAATACATCATCCGGGACTATATCAGCAAGGGCGACAAAGCCGCCGCCGTCGCCTTCATGGAAGAGGTGGAACAGCACCGGGCCGACGATCCCGAAGTGATGAACCGCCTCACCGAGTTCCGCGGCGCGCTGTTCACCTCCCCCGAGGAACGCATCACCTTCCTCGAACAGCAGCTGGAGAAGAAGCCGGATGACCTGGCGCTGATCTCCGAACTGTTCGACCTGTACCGGCAAGCCGGCTACCGCGACAAGATGTACGAAATGGGCGAAAAGTTGCAGCAGATGCAACCGACGGCCCGCATCTACCGCATGCTCGGCAAGATGTACCTGGAAGACGGCAACACGGAAGAGGCCATCCGCCTCTACGAGCAGTCGCTCCAGCTGGAAGGCGGCCGTGACCACGCCCGCGAGGTGTACTACAACATCGGCATCGCCCACCAGCAGGAGGGGCGCTTCTCCCGGGCCCGCACGGCGTTCCGGCAGGCCCTCGAAGCCGACCCCAACTACGGCATGGCCCTCATCGCCATCGGCGACCTCTACGTGCAGGCCGTGCAGAACTGCGGCACCTTCGAACGGGAAGACCGGGCCGTCTACTGGCTGGCCACCGACTACTACGAACGCGCCCGCGCCCGCGACCCGCAGGTCGCCAACATCGCCACGCAGCGAATCAACAGCATCGCCCGCTTCTATCCCAGCGCCGAGGACAAGTTCTTCAAGAACTGGAACCCGGGCGACTCCTACAAGGTCGACTACGGTTGCTACACCTGGATCAACGAAACCACGACCGTGCGCTGA
- the eno gene encoding phosphopyruvate hydratase, with product MSLIVDVSARQILDSRGNPTVEVEVLTEEGIVGRAAVPSGASTGEHEAVELRDGDQDVYLGKSVYRAVDNVNEVIAPELEGFSVLDQLEIDSFLIDLDGTPNKGRLGANAILGVSLAVARAGAETVGLPLYRYLGGVGAATLPVPMMNILNGGRHADNNVDMQEFMIMPTGAESFSDALRMGVEVFHHLKKVLQQKGYNTAVGDEGGFAPNLRSNEEAIEVILEAIDAAGYRAGQDLHLALDPATSEMFQNGRYVFWKSDPDTRRTAEDMVAFWESWIRQYPILSIEDAMAEHDWEGWKLLTDTVGDRVQLVGDDLFVTNTTFLRRGIEEGCANSILIKLNQIGTLTETLAAIELAHKHKFTAVISHRSGETEDTTIADLAVATNAGQIKTGSASRSDRTAKYNQLLRIEEELGDAARYPGPDAFRFG from the coding sequence ATGTCACTCATCGTGGACGTCAGTGCCCGGCAGATCCTGGACAGCCGCGGCAATCCGACCGTGGAGGTCGAGGTGTTGACCGAAGAGGGTATCGTCGGGCGGGCCGCGGTGCCCAGCGGCGCTTCGACCGGTGAGCACGAAGCCGTCGAACTGCGGGACGGCGACCAGGACGTGTACCTGGGCAAAAGCGTCTACCGGGCCGTCGACAACGTCAACGAGGTCATCGCACCGGAGCTGGAAGGCTTCAGCGTCCTGGATCAACTCGAGATCGATTCGTTCCTGATCGACCTGGACGGCACGCCGAACAAGGGGCGTCTGGGCGCCAACGCCATCCTGGGCGTCTCGCTGGCCGTGGCCCGTGCGGGCGCCGAGACGGTCGGCCTGCCCCTCTATCGCTACCTCGGCGGGGTCGGCGCGGCCACGCTCCCCGTCCCCATGATGAACATCCTCAACGGGGGGCGGCATGCCGATAACAACGTGGACATGCAGGAATTCATGATCATGCCCACCGGCGCCGAGAGCTTCAGTGATGCCCTGCGCATGGGCGTCGAGGTCTTCCACCACCTCAAGAAAGTCCTGCAGCAGAAGGGCTACAACACCGCCGTGGGCGACGAAGGCGGCTTCGCCCCGAACCTGCGCTCCAACGAGGAGGCGATCGAGGTCATCCTCGAAGCCATTGACGCCGCCGGCTACCGGGCCGGCCAGGACCTGCACCTGGCCCTCGACCCCGCCACGAGCGAGATGTTTCAGAACGGCCGCTACGTCTTCTGGAAAAGTGACCCCGACACCCGGCGCACGGCCGAAGACATGGTCGCCTTCTGGGAAAGCTGGATCCGCCAGTACCCGATCCTCTCCATCGAAGACGCCATGGCCGAGCACGACTGGGAGGGCTGGAAGCTGCTTACCGACACCGTGGGCGACCGCGTCCAGCTCGTCGGCGACGACCTGTTCGTGACGAACACGACGTTCCTCCGGCGCGGCATCGAAGAGGGCTGTGCCAACAGCATCCTGATCAAACTGAACCAGATCGGCACGCTGACCGAGACGCTCGCGGCCATCGAACTGGCCCACAAGCACAAGTTCACCGCCGTCATCAGCCACCGCTCCGGCGAGACCGAAGACACCACCATCGCCGACCTGGCCGTGGCCACCAACGCCGGGCAGATCAAGACCGGCTCGGCCAGCCGGAGCGACCGGACGGCGAAGTACAACCAGCTCCTCCGCATCGAGGAAGAGCTGGGGGATGCCGCCCGCTATCCCGGCCCGGACGCCTTCCGCTTCGGATGA
- a CDS encoding FtsB family cell division protein has translation MPARPSASPASPRARASGRLRRRIGLAALSILLAWLLFVDDYSLWKRLGWHREHAALRAENEALQARIDELHQKLEAGLSDEVVERIAREHYGMRRPGETVYRVEGKD, from the coding sequence ATGCCTGCCAGACCCTCCGCTTCCCCTGCTTCGCCGCGCGCGCGTGCCTCGGGGCGGCTTCGCCGCCGGATCGGCCTGGCGGCCCTGTCGATCCTGCTGGCCTGGCTGTTGTTCGTCGACGACTACAGCCTGTGGAAGCGCCTGGGCTGGCATCGCGAACACGCCGCCCTGCGCGCCGAAAACGAAGCCCTGCAGGCACGTATCGACGAACTGCACCAGAAACTGGAGGCCGGCCTCTCGGACGAGGTGGTCGAACGCATCGCACGGGAACACTACGGCATGCGCCGGCCCGGTGAGACGGTTTACCGCGTAGAGGGAAAAGACTGA
- a CDS encoding ROK family protein, translated as MKKRYAVGVDLGGTSIKAALVEQGQGLVRETTRPTYAEEGPQQVITRLGDIVEELIEAAPDHEIAGVGIGSPGAINWERTTVSHPPNFPGWETINLHEALRARFGEKLLVFVENDANVAGLGSAHYGAGKPFDSFIMVTLGTGVGGAIIYRNKIFRGATGAAGEIGHMTIDYEGPFDRSGVAGAIEAYLGQRFLSRHARYRLMTRQDSLLHEMAGPDLRDITPKMLHEAALQGDEGAIEVLAWAGHKLGCVLGAAVNLLDIRKIVVGGGLSAAGDFILEPARKTLKRFVMPGMWDGLAIIQETRGNEVGMLGAAHLVFQYLDEPTHAHDPLS; from the coding sequence ATGAAAAAGCGTTACGCCGTCGGCGTCGACCTGGGAGGGACTTCCATCAAGGCGGCCCTGGTGGAACAGGGACAGGGCCTCGTGCGCGAGACGACGCGCCCCACCTACGCCGAAGAGGGACCCCAGCAGGTGATCACCCGCCTCGGCGACATCGTCGAAGAACTCATCGAGGCGGCACCGGACCACGAGATCGCCGGCGTCGGCATCGGCTCGCCGGGCGCCATCAACTGGGAACGCACGACCGTCAGCCATCCCCCCAACTTCCCGGGCTGGGAGACGATCAACCTGCACGAGGCCCTGCGCGCGCGCTTCGGGGAAAAGCTGCTGGTCTTTGTCGAAAACGATGCGAACGTGGCGGGCCTGGGCAGCGCTCACTACGGCGCCGGTAAACCCTTCGACTCGTTCATCATGGTCACGCTCGGCACCGGCGTCGGCGGCGCGATCATCTACCGGAACAAGATCTTCCGCGGCGCGACGGGCGCCGCCGGCGAGATCGGGCACATGACGATCGACTACGAGGGCCCGTTCGACCGCTCCGGGGTGGCCGGGGCCATCGAGGCCTACCTGGGCCAGCGCTTCCTCTCCCGGCATGCCCGCTATCGCCTCATGACCCGGCAAGACAGCCTCCTGCACGAGATGGCCGGCCCCGACCTCCGGGACATCACCCCGAAGATGCTGCACGAGGCCGCCCTGCAGGGGGACGAGGGAGCCATCGAAGTGCTCGCCTGGGCCGGGCACAAGCTCGGCTGCGTGCTCGGCGCGGCCGTCAACCTGCTCGACATCCGCAAGATCGTCGTCGGCGGGGGCCTCTCCGCCGCCGGAGACTTCATCCTCGAACCGGCACGCAAGACCCTGAAACGGTTCGTCATGCCCGGCATGTGGGACGGGCTGGCCATCATCCAGGAAACACGGGGCAACGAGGTGGGTATGCTCGGAGCCGCCCATCTCGTGTTTCAGTACCTGGATGAGCCAACCCACGCCCACGATCCCCTTTCGTGA
- a CDS encoding putative LPS assembly protein LptD has product MSQPTPTIPFRDRAASRPVHPARTRRAGSRPRRWGGTAILTGLLLGILLVPLPLQAQDAAPRTTRNGLKEPVRFSARDSLLVHFPPRTRPDDAASDTSRARDNGTGTLYGESRVAYADAELAAHRITILFDLRELRAAGLPVDTGMVGRPQIRQGQETFSGQALAFNLRTERGRVVGARTRIEEGFIRAGIAKVREDSTIFIQDGAYTTCSCVDDPSYSLRSSKMKIVDEKWIYTGPLQLYLYNIPTPLWLPFGFLPARSGRRSGPLPPQYGEDEFGFYLRGWGWYFALNDYMDLQLRGSLWTRGSWGLNTLYRYNKRYRYSGQLELDFARLRRGESGDPDFAVENRGRFRWSHNQTISPTASLSANVNLTSSSYLRAFSELYEDRVQQTTSSSIRLSKRWPAGGRNLSLNLTHQQNFATGDVALTLPNLTFSQNAVKPFRREQRGPGASERWYELITYSYNFSLNNAFNFTPRSDTTGISWFEALLSPSRFREATGREEHFAFKASHRVPVSAAFNVNRLPLLGGFHMNLSPFFNYEEDWFIRTTRQTFSDTLNTLIRHSVPGFFALRQFNLGISSNTTFYGLFPIGIGPYQGVRHTVRPSLSFSYQPDFFDPAWGYTRTFTNAQGEAERYAIVSGVRRGLQQALSLSLNNTFETKRVEVDSTGERRSTPIKLFNLDFSTSYNFAADSLKMSSISMRGRTRLLGQVDLDFSAAFSPYRLDTQGRTIDDYVFDPARLDFARLTNLSVTARTSLRSRTRGSTSRPATPNRARFDQNPFLPPDQSPFPDPDTGPADFAIPWSLNLDFTYGVSKTGLTTSRRAILNLSTDFNLTPNWKVQARSGYDFVRNDIVTTSLAVFRDFECWQMSFNWIPFGDFQSWGFDLHVKSGHLRDLLRIRQPKSDIKDRFGNLLR; this is encoded by the coding sequence ATGAGCCAACCCACGCCCACGATCCCCTTTCGTGACCGAGCGGCGTCCCGGCCCGTACACCCGGCACGTACGCGCCGAGCCGGCTCTCGACCCCGCCGGTGGGGGGGCACGGCGATCCTGACCGGGCTGCTCCTGGGTATCCTGCTGGTTCCGTTGCCCCTCCAGGCCCAGGACGCCGCTCCGCGCACGACCCGCAACGGCCTCAAGGAGCCGGTCCGCTTCAGCGCCCGCGACTCGCTCCTGGTGCACTTCCCGCCGCGTACGCGTCCGGACGACGCGGCATCGGACACGTCACGCGCCCGCGACAACGGCACGGGCACACTCTACGGCGAGAGCCGGGTCGCCTACGCCGATGCCGAACTGGCGGCCCACCGCATCACCATCCTGTTCGACCTGCGCGAGTTGCGGGCCGCCGGCCTGCCCGTCGATACCGGCATGGTGGGGCGGCCGCAGATCCGCCAGGGCCAGGAAACGTTCTCGGGACAGGCGCTGGCCTTCAACCTGCGCACCGAACGGGGACGGGTCGTCGGCGCCCGGACACGCATCGAGGAAGGGTTCATCCGGGCCGGCATCGCCAAGGTGCGCGAAGACAGCACCATCTTCATCCAGGACGGCGCCTACACCACCTGCTCCTGCGTCGACGACCCGTCCTATTCGCTCCGCTCGAGCAAGATGAAGATCGTCGACGAGAAGTGGATCTACACCGGCCCCCTCCAGCTCTACCTGTACAACATCCCGACACCCCTCTGGCTGCCGTTTGGCTTCCTCCCGGCCCGGAGCGGGCGCCGCAGCGGGCCGCTCCCCCCTCAGTACGGCGAAGACGAGTTCGGCTTCTACCTGCGCGGCTGGGGCTGGTATTTCGCCCTGAACGACTACATGGACCTCCAGCTCCGGGGCAGCCTCTGGACCCGGGGCAGCTGGGGACTCAACACCCTCTACCGCTACAACAAACGCTATCGCTACAGCGGCCAGCTCGAACTCGACTTTGCCCGGCTGCGCCGCGGCGAAAGCGGCGACCCGGACTTCGCCGTCGAAAACCGGGGACGCTTCCGATGGAGCCACAACCAGACGATCAGCCCCACCGCCAGCCTCTCGGCCAACGTCAACCTGACCTCGTCGAGCTACCTGCGTGCCTTCTCCGAACTCTATGAGGATCGCGTCCAGCAAACGACCAGCTCCAGCATCCGCCTCAGCAAGCGCTGGCCCGCCGGCGGGCGCAACCTGAGCCTCAACCTGACCCACCAGCAAAACTTCGCCACGGGAGACGTGGCCCTCACCCTGCCGAACCTCACCTTCAGCCAGAACGCGGTGAAGCCGTTCCGGCGCGAACAACGGGGCCCGGGCGCCTCCGAACGGTGGTATGAGCTGATCACCTACAGCTACAATTTCTCGCTCAACAACGCGTTCAACTTCACCCCGCGCTCGGACACGACAGGCATCTCCTGGTTCGAGGCCCTCCTCTCCCCGTCCAGGTTCCGGGAGGCCACCGGCCGGGAGGAGCACTTCGCCTTCAAAGCCAGCCACCGGGTGCCCGTCTCGGCGGCCTTCAACGTGAACCGCCTGCCCCTGCTCGGCGGCTTTCACATGAACCTCTCCCCCTTTTTCAACTATGAGGAGGACTGGTTCATCCGCACCACCCGGCAAACCTTCTCCGACACGCTGAACACCCTCATCCGTCATTCGGTCCCCGGCTTCTTCGCCCTGCGGCAGTTCAACCTCGGCATCTCGTCCAACACGACGTTCTACGGCCTCTTCCCCATCGGCATCGGCCCGTACCAGGGGGTGCGCCATACCGTACGTCCCAGCCTCAGCTTCAGCTACCAGCCCGACTTCTTCGACCCGGCCTGGGGCTACACCCGTACCTTCACGAATGCCCAGGGCGAGGCCGAGCGCTATGCCATCGTCAGCGGCGTGCGCCGGGGCCTCCAGCAGGCCCTCTCCCTTTCCCTCAACAACACGTTCGAAACCAAACGCGTCGAGGTCGACTCCACCGGCGAACGACGAAGCACCCCGATCAAGCTGTTCAACCTCGACTTCTCGACGAGCTACAACTTCGCCGCCGACTCGCTCAAGATGAGCAGCATCTCGATGCGGGGACGCACCCGCCTGCTCGGCCAGGTGGACCTCGACTTCAGCGCCGCCTTCTCCCCCTACAGGCTGGACACCCAGGGACGCACCATCGACGACTACGTCTTCGACCCGGCCCGGCTCGACTTCGCCCGCCTGACCAACCTGAGCGTGACGGCGCGAACGTCCCTCCGGAGCCGGACCCGCGGAAGCACGAGCCGCCCCGCCACCCCGAACCGCGCCCGCTTCGACCAGAACCCGTTCCTCCCCCCGGACCAGTCCCCCTTTCCTGACCCCGACACCGGCCCTGCCGACTTCGCCATCCCCTGGTCCCTCAACCTGGACTTCACCTACGGCGTGAGCAAAACCGGCCTGACCACCAGCCGCCGGGCCATCCTCAACCTCAGCACGGACTTCAACCTCACCCCCAACTGGAAGGTGCAGGCCCGATCCGGCTACGACTTCGTGCGCAACGACATCGTGACCACGTCGCTGGCCGTCTTCCGGGACTTCGAATGCTGGCAGATGTCCTTCAACTGGATCCCCTTCGGCGATTTCCAGTCCTGGGGCTTCGACCTACACGTGAAAAGCGGGCACCTGCGCGACCTGCTCCGCATTCGCCAGCCCAAATCCGACATCAAGGACCGTTTCGGCAACCTCCTGCGCTGA
- a CDS encoding RNA-guided endonuclease InsQ/TnpB family protein: protein MKLTAQIRLDPSPEQADALLRTMETANAACNAISEHAWATRTFSKYELQKAIYHDIRGRFALSAQVVVRCLGKVADAYKLDRNTKRTFRKRGAIVYDSRILRYYTERREVSIWTMTGRERIPYTVGEHHARLLAYQQGESDLIYRKGRFYLLTTCDVPEEDEEAVDGVLGVDLGIAQIATDSDGDSFSGEQVESKRKWYAERRAVLQSVGTRSARRRLRQLSGRERRFRADVNHQISKTLVRKAKDTKRAIALEDLTGIRTRTTVRKSQRARHHSWSFYQLRQFIEYKAKLAGIPVLLVDPAYTSRTCSQCGHCEKANRKDQVRFECQACGFALNADRNAAINIAARGAVMRPMVSRSDHASPEVVRVAA from the coding sequence ATGAAGCTGACCGCTCAGATCCGGCTCGACCCGTCGCCCGAACAGGCCGACGCGCTGCTCCGCACCATGGAGACGGCCAACGCCGCCTGCAACGCGATCAGCGAGCATGCCTGGGCGACCAGGACCTTCTCGAAGTACGAGTTGCAGAAGGCCATCTACCACGACATCCGCGGCCGCTTCGCCCTCTCGGCGCAGGTCGTCGTTCGGTGTCTCGGTAAGGTGGCCGACGCCTACAAACTCGACAGGAACACAAAGCGGACGTTCCGCAAGCGCGGCGCCATCGTCTACGACAGCCGCATCCTCCGCTACTACACCGAGCGGCGGGAGGTGAGCATCTGGACGATGACCGGACGGGAGCGCATCCCCTACACCGTGGGCGAGCACCATGCCCGGCTTCTCGCCTACCAGCAGGGCGAGAGCGACCTGATCTACCGGAAGGGACGTTTCTACCTTCTGACCACCTGCGACGTGCCGGAGGAGGACGAGGAGGCCGTAGACGGCGTGCTTGGCGTGGACCTCGGTATCGCGCAGATCGCCACCGACTCCGACGGCGATTCGTTCAGTGGGGAGCAGGTCGAATCGAAGCGGAAGTGGTACGCCGAACGCCGGGCCGTCCTCCAATCGGTCGGCACCAGGTCGGCCAGGCGTCGGCTTCGGCAACTCTCCGGTCGAGAGCGCCGGTTCCGTGCCGACGTGAACCACCAGATCAGCAAGACCCTTGTTCGCAAGGCCAAAGACACGAAGCGAGCGATTGCCCTTGAAGACCTGACGGGCATTCGAACGCGGACTACGGTTCGGAAGAGCCAGCGAGCAAGGCACCATAGCTGGAGTTTCTACCAGCTTCGGCAGTTCATCGAGTACAAGGCGAAGTTGGCCGGTATCCCCGTTCTCCTCGTAGACCCCGCCTACACGAGCCGGACGTGCAGCCAGTGCGGGCATTGCGAGAAGGCCAACCGCAAGGATCAGGTACGTTTTGAGTGCCAGGCGTGCGGCTTTGCGTTGAACGCCGACCGCAATGCCGCGATCAATATCGCGGCGAGGGGCGCCGTCATGCGTCCTATGGTTTCCAGGTCCGATCATGCCTCTCCGGAGGTTGTTCGGGTTGCAGCCTGA
- a CDS encoding BON domain-containing protein: MSKTAFRKLTERLARPFRPLPVAETQTDRDRLLARRLYVNFERDLELADIRGIHFYVRDGIVTLYGIVRHELDRELLTSMVHQIPGVAGVVDHLETAAEAEAVPA; the protein is encoded by the coding sequence ATGTCCAAGACCGCTTTCAGGAAACTCACCGAACGGCTTGCCCGCCCTTTCCGTCCTTTGCCCGTCGCTGAAACACAGACAGACCGGGATCGCCTCCTGGCCCGGCGCCTGTACGTCAACTTCGAGCGGGATCTGGAGCTGGCCGACATCCGGGGCATTCACTTCTACGTCCGGGACGGCATCGTGACCCTCTACGGGATCGTCCGCCACGAACTGGACCGCGAGCTGCTCACGTCGATGGTGCACCAGATCCCGGGTGTTGCCGGCGTCGTCGACCACCTGGAGACTGCCGCCGAGGCCGAAGCGGTGCCGGCCTGA
- a CDS encoding GNAT family N-acetyltransferase — protein MIQEIEIREGLDGLTPARIVTLYRRAPLLRYVDDPERVWEMFERSSLVLTAWHRGHLVGIARVLTDGVLTSYLCDLAVEPDVQGLGIGKRLIDEVLRRCKGTELVLRDSDLSATFYEHLGFERVRNAWMHRAS, from the coding sequence ATGATCCAGGAGATCGAAATCCGTGAAGGACTCGACGGGCTGACCCCCGCCCGCATCGTGACGCTCTATCGCCGTGCCCCGCTCCTGCGCTACGTCGACGACCCGGAGCGCGTCTGGGAGATGTTCGAGCGCTCCTCGCTGGTGCTCACCGCCTGGCACCGGGGGCACCTGGTGGGCATCGCACGGGTCCTCACCGACGGCGTGCTTACCAGCTACCTGTGCGACCTGGCCGTCGAGCCGGACGTGCAGGGGCTCGGCATCGGGAAGAGGCTCATCGACGAGGTGCTGCGCCGGTGCAAGGGCACCGAGCTGGTACTGCGGGACTCCGACCTCTCGGCCACCTTCTATGAACACCTGGGCTTCGAGCGGGTCCGGAACGCCTGGATGCACCGGGCCTCCTGA
- a CDS encoding ABC transporter ATP-binding protein, translating to MIRRSDALQTRDRLTRTDASPGVRLDGVTKRFGDVVAVDDVSLEVRPGEFFSLLGPSGCGKSTLLRLVGGFEQPDAGRILIGGEEMAGVPPQRRPTAMVFQNYALFPTMTVGENVAYGLRVRRLPAAERRRRVQEVLERVDLAHLVDRPVTQLSGGQQQRVAVARALAVRPGVLLFDEPLSNLDVTLREQTRRELKLLQRRLGTTSLYVTHDQQEALALSDRIAVMRAGRIQQVGPPEQLYREPETAFVAQFLGGSNLIDDARLAAVLTRGEAPPPGRVLAVRPEHLRLVDEGGIPGRLRARQFLGTFAEWWIETEGTTLRAWMAPEVVPTETFRLEATHYRWVLAADR from the coding sequence ATGATTCGCCGCTCCGATGCGTTGCAGACCCGAGACCGTCTCACCCGAACGGACGCCTCGCCCGGTGTCCGGCTCGACGGGGTGACGAAGCGCTTCGGTGACGTGGTCGCCGTCGACGACGTCTCGCTCGAGGTGCGGCCCGGTGAGTTTTTCTCGCTGCTGGGACCCAGCGGTTGCGGCAAGTCGACGTTGCTGCGCCTCGTCGGTGGCTTCGAGCAGCCGGACGCCGGGCGCATCCTCATCGGGGGCGAGGAGATGGCCGGGGTACCCCCTCAGCGGCGTCCCACGGCGATGGTCTTTCAGAACTATGCGCTCTTTCCCACGATGACCGTGGGCGAGAACGTGGCCTACGGGCTGCGTGTGCGTCGCCTGCCGGCCGCTGAGCGCCGCCGCCGTGTGCAGGAGGTGCTGGAACGGGTGGACCTGGCCCACCTGGTCGACCGGCCGGTGACGCAACTCTCCGGCGGGCAGCAGCAGCGCGTGGCCGTGGCACGGGCGCTGGCGGTCCGGCCCGGCGTCCTCCTCTTCGACGAGCCGCTTTCGAACCTGGATGTGACCCTCCGGGAACAGACGCGTCGCGAGCTCAAGCTGCTGCAACGACGGCTCGGCACCACCAGCCTCTACGTCACGCACGACCAGCAGGAAGCCCTCGCCCTCTCGGACCGTATCGCCGTCATGCGGGCGGGGCGGATCCAGCAGGTGGGGCCGCCCGAACAGCTTTACCGCGAACCCGAGACGGCGTTCGTGGCCCAGTTCCTCGGGGGCAGTAACCTCATCGACGATGCACGCCTGGCCGCCGTGCTCACACGGGGAGAGGCCCCCCCGCCCGGCAGGGTGCTCGCCGTGCGCCCCGAACACCTCCGGCTCGTGGACGAGGGCGGGATCCCCGGTCGCCTCCGGGCACGACAGTTCCTCGGTACGTTCGCCGAATGGTGGATCGAAACCGAAGGGACGACCCTGCGAGCCTGGATGGCGCCGGAAGTGGTCCCCACCGAAACGTTTCGTCTGGAGGCCACCCACTACCGCTGGGTGCTCGCCGCGGACCGTTGA